A region of Vitis riparia cultivar Riparia Gloire de Montpellier isolate 1030 chromosome 1, EGFV_Vit.rip_1.0, whole genome shotgun sequence DNA encodes the following proteins:
- the LOC117924548 gene encoding AAA-ATPase At3g50940-like, producing the protein MFSQVRMPSTSSVFSAYTTFVASAMLVKTMLHEVQTLAKQLVPQQLQDKILSGIGRLLGDPSSQMTLVIDEYNGYTMNQIFEASQIYLPTKISPAVSRLRVSRSPREKNLLVTINKGEKVIDVFEGIQLKWEMVSITEKQLPMGIDKPERRSLELSFLKKNMEKVLSSYLPYVVERSESIKEENKVVKLYSLGNPHGGAVGGGAWGSINLDHPSTFETLAMDLKLKEDLIKDLDRFVRRRKFYKRVGKTWKRGYLLYGPPGTGKTSLIAAMANYLKFDIYDLELTTLQRNSQFRNLLASTKNRSIIVIEDIDCSTTLQDRQAGRNNQTTTQLTLSGLLNFIDGLWSSCGDERIIVLTTNHKDRIDPALLRPGRMDMHIHMSYCTPYGFKTLASNYLGVSNHRLFTEIERLITEVEVTPAEIAEELMKSEEADVALEGLIEFLKRARIAENKSNGEGKEVDEQGTERRDVVESEKVVETKRQKIANGELEISDFMPCAYSFSVEENQSCLL; encoded by the exons ATGTTTTCTCAAGTACGTATGCCTTCAACATCATCGGTTTTTTCAGCATACACCACCTTTGTTGCATCTGCAATGCTGGTTAAAACCATGCTACATGAAGTTCAGACCTTGGCCAAACAGCTCGTACCTCAACAACTCCAGGACAAGATTTTATCAGGAATTGGAAGGCTTCTTGGGGATCCCTCCTCTCAGATGACTCTTGTCATTGATGAATACAACGGCTACACCATGAATCAAATCTTTGAGGCTTCTCAAATCTACCTGCCGACCAAGATCAGCCCAGCAGTAAGTAGGCTCAGGGTTTCCCGATCTCCAAGAGAGAAGAACCTCTTGGTCACCATCAACAAGGGTGAAAAGGTTATTGATGTATTTGAGGGAATTCAACTCAAATGGGAAATGGTTTCCATTACTGAAAAGCAATTGCCCATGGGAATAGACAAGCCTGAACGTAGATCACTTGAGCTCAGTTTCCTTAAGAAAAACATGGAGAAGGTACTGAGCTCTTACTTGCCATATGTGGTGGAGAGATCAGAATcgataaaagaagaaaacaaggtGGTGAAGCTCTATTCCCTTGGGAACCCCCATGGAGGAGCGGTTGGTGGGGGAGCATGGGGGTCCATCAATCTCGACCATCCCTCAACTTTTGAAACATTGGCCATGGATTTGAAGCTCAAGGAGGACTTAATAAAAGACTTGGACAGATTTGTAAGGAGGAGGAAGTTCTATAAAAGAGTTGGAAAGACTTGGAAAAGAGGGTATCTGTTGTATGGCCCTCCAGGCACAGGCAAGACAAGCTTGATTGCAGCCATGGCTAACTAtctgaaatttgacatatatgaCTTAGAGCTCACAACTCTCCAGAGGAACTCACAGTTTAGAAATCTCTTAGCCTCCACCAAGAACAGATCAATAATCGTGATCGAGGACATCGATTGCAGCACTACATTACAAGACAGACAAGCTGGAAGAAACAACCAAACTACCACCCAG TTGACACTATCTGGGCTACTTAATTTCATTGATGGGCTGTGGTCAAGCTGTGGGGATGAGAGGATTATAGTGTTGACAACAAATCACAAAGACAGGATAGACCCTGCATTGCTGAGACCAGGGCGCATGGATATGCACATCCACATGTCCTACTGCACTCCCTATGGATTTAAGACCCTGGCTTCCAACTACCTTGGAGTAAGCAACCACAGACTGTTCACTGAAATCGAAAGGCTGATAACAGAGGTGGAGGTGACCCCAGCCGAGATTGCAGAAGAGCTCATGAAAAGTGAGGAAGCTGATGTGGCCCTTGAAGGACTCATCGAGTTCCTCAAGAGGGCCAGGATTgcagaaaataaatcaaatggtGAGGGAAAAGAAGTTGATGAACAAGGAACAGAAAGACGGGATGTTGTTGAGAGTGAGAAGGTAGTAGAAACAAAGAGGCAGAAGATAGCGAATGGAGAACTAGAGATTTCTGATTTTATGCCATGCGCATACTCGTTTTCTGTAGAAGAAAACCAATCCTGCCTTCTCTGA